A single window of Gossypium hirsutum isolate 1008001.06 chromosome A10, Gossypium_hirsutum_v2.1, whole genome shotgun sequence DNA harbors:
- the LOC121208432 gene encoding uncharacterized protein — translation MWDAVKENYSDLGNASQVFEIKLKLKDIRQGTLEVTHYYNNLKILWQELDMYYEADWGEGLEHNRFMVHLNNERLYEFLAGLNRELDEVRGRILGRSPLPTIGEAFAEVRREEKRRLVMMGDSKEPKPMTPISNRPTETSTLISKGPQPQKRAGNDSGSTRPWCSHCNRVGHTKEKCFKLHGYPKKNRRIIRLPCYPPLLLMMFLMFA, via the coding sequence ATGTGGGATGCAGTCAAAGAAAACTACTCAGATCTTGGAAACGCCTCCCAAGTATTTGAAATCAAGCTTAAGTTAAAGGACATCCGACAAGGAACACTCGAGGTAACTCACTACTAtaacaatttgaaaattttgtggcaAGAACTGGATATGTATTATGAGGCAGATTGGGGTGAAGGCTTAGAACACAACAGGTTTATGGTCCATCTCAACAATGAACGTCTTTATGAGTTTTTAGCAGGACTGAACCGTGAGTTAGATGAGGTCCGTGGCCGAATTCTGGGTAGATCACCTCTTCCAACGATCGGTGAAGCATTTGCAGaagttagaagagaagaaaagcgtCGTCTTGTCATGATGGGAGATTCAAAGGAACCTAAACCTATGACTCCAATTTCTAATCGTCCTACTGAAACCTCTACTCTCATCTCCAAAGGTCCACAGCCACAAAAACGTGCTGGAAATGATTCTGGATCAACAAGACCATGGTGTAGTCATTGCAATCGTGTTGGTCATACAAAAGAAAAATGCTTCAAACTCCATGGCTATCCTAAAAAAAACAGAAGGATAATAAGACTGCCATGTTATCCTCCACTACTGCTGATGATGTTCTTGATGTTCGCTTAA